In Perca flavescens isolate YP-PL-M2 chromosome 7, PFLA_1.0, whole genome shotgun sequence, the following proteins share a genomic window:
- the si:dkey-183p4.10 gene encoding neurofilament medium polypeptide isoform X4, whose amino-acid sequence MMEQSFADLLSDAFSETPVLSFPDGDLDFENLNFDEKCEEDKTDISHENLLTKEDEALQQEATGPTAVLSGMKTNDINMAENVDEKQCDDKSDEENFEGAGLMSMAKTPVEDYTSSESEQEGSVSGEDEEDEEEDMGTGEKPGDLLRLGHCSDEFCKGNKEDRVFAEGPPLAPQGAENPQVRNEEQGEGESDEEESYFERVPKCGSEMTIIGDGIEEDKQEREEENKEEDECEGMKIEHEENVLALCFEQKLESPCRDGPGKASLEFPEISVQNLQDHIAEVDSEDYGERMKDFSGDEHQDAGESFADYPSDLSSFEYVEDGAKNQESNHQLNAFGLAFESGSIAKQNTCLERAVTHATGMGKAEDTDEEGDGYLYSRDLEGDADEFRSLDVAAGEKEIVENVSSDAAATGVDDGGETGESDSYISSDDEDQEKRSNEEIIDSIQDLESNKQRVETRGGSSAAFPDEDDDNRVNPADFNINWNLDVLTTDTLWSEDLLTTEDTDKAETSPSDVTQRPPEDVNSYTTTTSPSNQGSLDDSFFFNNEPEASRLYELGQLGDDEYEEERNWEQEQERIKAFYEFYDDSDGENEKEGRQIKVQFCADPLSQVIHYETDSSDRDSVSSSTEGEEDPSSAETSEKWREPDNTTQLTLACDPPNTQLPENVPDISNTHICTKEHKCFNMLKLTLKMGLVILMGLLMFWFATDQAGWLSHVSFF is encoded by the exons ATG ATGGAACAAAGTTTTGCAGATCTACTCAGTGATGCTTTTTCAG AAACACCTGTTCTATCATTCCCTGATGGAGATTTGGACTTTGAGAATTTAAATTTTGATGAAAAATGTGAGGAAGACAAAACAGACATCTCTCACGAAAACTTACTTACAAAGGAAGACGAAGCTCTGCAACAGGAAGCAACTGGTCCAACTGCAGTTTTGTCTGGCATGAAAACTAACGATATAAACATGGCTGAAAATGTTGATGAAAAGCAATGTGATGATAAAAGCGACGAGGAGAATTTTGAAGGTGCAGGGTTGATGAGCATGGCCAAAACACCAGTGGAGGATTACACAAGCTCAGAGTCTGAACAGGAAGGCTCTGTCTCTGGagaagatgaagaggatgaggaagaggatATGGGAACAGGAGAAAAACCAGGGGATTTGCTGAGGTTGGGTCACTGCAGTGACGAGTTTTGCAAGGGTAATAAAGAGGACAGGGTCTTTGCTGAGGGACCACCTCTGGCCCCGCAGGGTGCTGAAAACCCTCAAGTTAGAAATGAGGAGCAAGGTGAGGGTGAGAGTGATGAGGAGGAGTCCTATTTTGAGAGAGTCCCTAAATGTGGCAGTGAGATGACGATAATAGGTGACGGGATTGAAGAGGATAAGCAagagagggaagaagaaaaTAAGGAAGAGGACGAGTGTGAGGGCATGAAAATCGAACACGAAGAAAATGTTCTCGCTCTGTGCTTTGAGCAGAAGCTTGAAAGTCCTTGCAGAGATGGCCCGGGGAAAGCCAGTTTGGAGTTTCCAGAAATATCAGTGCAAAATCTGCAGGATCATATTGCTGAAGTTGATAGTGAGGATTATGGAGAGAGAATGAAGGATTTCTCAGGGGACGAGCACCAAGACGCAGGTGAGAGCTTTGCAGATTATCCCTCAGACTTgtcttcttttgaatatgtagAAGATGGAGCAAAAAATCAAGAGAGCAATCACCAGTTGAATGCCTTTGGCCTTGCATTCGAAAGCGGTTCAATTGCAAAGCAGAACACCTGCCTGGAAAGAGCTGTGACACATGCAACAGGGATGGGAAAAGCTGAGGACACTGATGAGGAGGGAGACGGGTATCTGTACAGCAGAGATTTAGAGGGGGATGCTGATGAGTTCAGGAGCTTGGATGTGGCAGCTGGAGAAAAAGAGATTGTGGAGAACGTATCGAGCGATGCAGCTGCAACAGGGGTTGATGATGGaggtgagacaggtgagagTGATTCCTACATCTCCAGTGATGATGAGGACCAAGAAAAGAGGAGCAATGAGGAAATCATTGATAGTATACAAGATCTTGAAAGCAACAAGCAACGGGTGGAAACTCGCGGCGGGAGCAGTGCAGCGTTTCCTGACGAGGATGACGACAACAGAGTGAATCCAGCCGATTTCAACATAAATTGGAATCTAGACGTGTTGACAACTGATACCCTTTGGTCTGAAGACCTGTTAACCACAGAGGACACAGACAAAGCGGAAACATCGCCTTCAGATGTGACTCAGCGTCCTCCAGAAGACGTCAACAgctacacaacaacaacaagcccCTCTAACCAGGGATCCCTGGATGATAGTTTCTTCTTCAACAATGAACCCGAAGCCTCTAGGCTCTACGAACTGGGACAGTTGGGAGACGACGAGTATGAAGAGGAGAGAAACTGGGAACAAGAGCAAGAGAGAATCAAGGCTTTCTATGAGTTTTATGATGACAGCGACGGAGAGAATGAAAAAGAAG GGAGGCAGATAAAAGTTCAGTTTTGTGCAGATCCATTGTCTCAAGTCATTCACTACGAAACTGACAG CAGTGACAGAGACTCAGTCAGCAGCTCAACAGAAGGGGAGGAGGACCCGAGCTCTGCAGAAACATCTGAG AAATGGAGGGAGCCTGACAACACCACGCAACTGACACTGGCTTGTGATCCCCCGAACACTCAGCTACCAGAGAACGTGCCTGATatcagcaacacacacatttgtaccAAGgaacacaaa TGTTTCAACATGCTGAAGCTGACACTGAAGATGGGTCTAGTGATACTGATGGGACTGCTGATGTTCTGGTTTGCCACAGACCAAGCGGGCTGGCTCAGCCATGTGTCGTTCTTTTAG
- the si:ch211-150o23.3 gene encoding uncharacterized protein si:ch211-150o23.3 — translation MLKFLHILLTGLLGVLWDGVTAFGGVRLVDGESKCSGRVEVLLHNQWGTVCNHGWDPRDANVVCLELGCGLAEFTPPGAVYGEGSGPIWLRHVQCLGHESSLTRCAVALHNNVYCTHENDAVVKCSGTLLMPTLTLLSPHTVFSPGEAVRFSCSILQGHLSDFHLYKHGVSTPLVTQRADQTQKKAELTLSDIETFHQGSYSCQYRIKSGFPSQLLSSPPSNSINITVVELLTPQHWYNTSTEAPAGSVIKGHNFNITCSTPQQYPGGSFQLRLIRSNGTVRQSLPALTPSVTFTFPNAQSSNEGYYYCLYRVQLGGRTFVSRESQPLPIAIRDPDPVLSPMGISWLVSGLTFVVAVVVLIIVAKVLCNKEKKPTELERETRTCVDNTYVALSINKL, via the exons ATGCTGAAATTCCTCCATATCCTTTTAACAG GCCTGTTAGGTGTTCTGTGGGATGGAGTTACAGCTTTTG GTGGGGTGAGACTAGTTGATGGGGAGAGCAAGTGTTCTGGCAGAGTTGAGGTACTCCTTCACAACCAGTGGGGGACTGTTTGCAACCATGGCTGGGACCCCCGGGATGCTAATGTGGTGTGCCTGGAGCTGGGCTGTGGCTTAGCTGAATTTACCCCTCCTGGTGCAGTATATGGTGAAGGCAGTGGCCCGATCTGGCTGCGGCATGTCCAGTGCCTCGGACATGAGTCCAGTTTGACCCGCTGTGCTGTTGCCCTCCACAATAACGTCTACTGCACCCATGAGAATGATGCAGTGGTGAAATGCTCAG GTACCCTTTTAATGCCAACCCTCACCCTGCTGTCACCTCACACTGTGTTCTCTCCTGGCGAGGCTGTTCGCTTCAGCTGCAGTATTCTACAGGGTCACCTCAGTGACTTTCACCTGTACAAGCATGGAGTGTctacaccactggttacacaGAGGGCGGACCAGACCCAGAAAAAAGCAGAGCTGACACTGTCCGACATAGAGACTTTCCACCAGGGCAGCTACAGTTGTCAGTACAGGATCAAGAGCGGCTTTCCTTCTCAGCTGCTCAGCTCTCCACCTAGCAACTCCATCAACATCACTGTTG TGGAACTCCTGACTCCACAACACTGGTACAACACGTCCACTGAGGCCCCGGCTGGTTCCGTCATTAAAGGCCATAATTTTAACATCACCTGCTCCACCCCGCAGCAGTACCCTGGCGGTTCCTTCCAGCTGCGTCTGATCCGCTCCAACGGCACAGTGCGCCAGTCCCTGCCTGCCCTCACACCGTCCGTCACTTTCACCTTTCCCAACGCCCAGAGCTCCAACGAGGGCTACTACTACTGCTTGTATCGGGTCCAGCTGGGTGGGCGCACCTTTGTCTCCAGAGAAAGCCAACCCCTGCCAATAGCCATCAGAG ACCCAGATCCAGTACTGAGTCCAATGGGGATCAGCTGGCTTGTGTCAGGCCTGACATTTGTTGTAGCTGTCGTCGTTTTAATCATTGTGGCCAAGGTGCTGTGTAACAAGGAGAAGAAGCCCACTGAACTGGAGCGAGAGACCAGAACCT GTGTGGACAACACTTATGTTGCCTTATCAATTAACAAGCTATGA
- the si:dkey-183p4.10 gene encoding uncharacterized protein si:dkey-183p4.10 isoform X1: MMEQSFADLLSDAFSETPVLSFPDGDLDFENLNFDEKCEEDKTDISHENLLTKEDEALQQEATGPTAVLSGMKTNDINMAENVDEKQCDDKSDEENFEGAGLMSMAKTPVEDYTSSESEQEGSVSGEDEEDEEEDMGTGEKPGDLLRLGHCSDEFCKGNKEDRVFAEGPPLAPQGAENPQVRNEEQGEGESDEEESYFERVPKCGSEMTIIGDGIEEDKQEREEENKEEDECEGMKIEHEENVLALCFEQKLESPCRDGPGKASLEFPEISVQNLQDHIAEVDSEDYGERMKDFSGDEHQDAGESFADYPSDLSSFEYVEDGAKNQESNHQLNAFGLAFESGSIAKQNTCLERAVTHATGMGKAEDTDEEGDGYLYSRDLEGDADEFRSLDVAAGEKEIVENVSSDAAATGVDDGGETGESDSYISSDDEDQEKRSNEEIIDSIQDLESNKQRVETRGGSSAAFPDEDDDNRVNPADFNINWNLDVLTTDTLWSEDLLTTEDTDKAETSPSDVTQRPPEDVNSYTTTTSPSNQGSLDDSFFFNNEPEASRLYELGQLGDDEYEEERNWEQEQERIKAFYEFYDDSDGENEKEGRQIKVQFCADPLSQVIHYETDSSDRDSVSSSTEGEEDPSSAETSEKWREPDNTTQLTLACDPPNTQLPENVPDISNTHICTKEHKVLYSLAFTEHSLCSFVTELFGYFYLSVLSFVPTVFQHAEADTEDGSSDTDGTADVLVCHRPSGLAQPCVVLLGQNLILVLKTCSHAYG, translated from the exons ATG ATGGAACAAAGTTTTGCAGATCTACTCAGTGATGCTTTTTCAG AAACACCTGTTCTATCATTCCCTGATGGAGATTTGGACTTTGAGAATTTAAATTTTGATGAAAAATGTGAGGAAGACAAAACAGACATCTCTCACGAAAACTTACTTACAAAGGAAGACGAAGCTCTGCAACAGGAAGCAACTGGTCCAACTGCAGTTTTGTCTGGCATGAAAACTAACGATATAAACATGGCTGAAAATGTTGATGAAAAGCAATGTGATGATAAAAGCGACGAGGAGAATTTTGAAGGTGCAGGGTTGATGAGCATGGCCAAAACACCAGTGGAGGATTACACAAGCTCAGAGTCTGAACAGGAAGGCTCTGTCTCTGGagaagatgaagaggatgaggaagaggatATGGGAACAGGAGAAAAACCAGGGGATTTGCTGAGGTTGGGTCACTGCAGTGACGAGTTTTGCAAGGGTAATAAAGAGGACAGGGTCTTTGCTGAGGGACCACCTCTGGCCCCGCAGGGTGCTGAAAACCCTCAAGTTAGAAATGAGGAGCAAGGTGAGGGTGAGAGTGATGAGGAGGAGTCCTATTTTGAGAGAGTCCCTAAATGTGGCAGTGAGATGACGATAATAGGTGACGGGATTGAAGAGGATAAGCAagagagggaagaagaaaaTAAGGAAGAGGACGAGTGTGAGGGCATGAAAATCGAACACGAAGAAAATGTTCTCGCTCTGTGCTTTGAGCAGAAGCTTGAAAGTCCTTGCAGAGATGGCCCGGGGAAAGCCAGTTTGGAGTTTCCAGAAATATCAGTGCAAAATCTGCAGGATCATATTGCTGAAGTTGATAGTGAGGATTATGGAGAGAGAATGAAGGATTTCTCAGGGGACGAGCACCAAGACGCAGGTGAGAGCTTTGCAGATTATCCCTCAGACTTgtcttcttttgaatatgtagAAGATGGAGCAAAAAATCAAGAGAGCAATCACCAGTTGAATGCCTTTGGCCTTGCATTCGAAAGCGGTTCAATTGCAAAGCAGAACACCTGCCTGGAAAGAGCTGTGACACATGCAACAGGGATGGGAAAAGCTGAGGACACTGATGAGGAGGGAGACGGGTATCTGTACAGCAGAGATTTAGAGGGGGATGCTGATGAGTTCAGGAGCTTGGATGTGGCAGCTGGAGAAAAAGAGATTGTGGAGAACGTATCGAGCGATGCAGCTGCAACAGGGGTTGATGATGGaggtgagacaggtgagagTGATTCCTACATCTCCAGTGATGATGAGGACCAAGAAAAGAGGAGCAATGAGGAAATCATTGATAGTATACAAGATCTTGAAAGCAACAAGCAACGGGTGGAAACTCGCGGCGGGAGCAGTGCAGCGTTTCCTGACGAGGATGACGACAACAGAGTGAATCCAGCCGATTTCAACATAAATTGGAATCTAGACGTGTTGACAACTGATACCCTTTGGTCTGAAGACCTGTTAACCACAGAGGACACAGACAAAGCGGAAACATCGCCTTCAGATGTGACTCAGCGTCCTCCAGAAGACGTCAACAgctacacaacaacaacaagcccCTCTAACCAGGGATCCCTGGATGATAGTTTCTTCTTCAACAATGAACCCGAAGCCTCTAGGCTCTACGAACTGGGACAGTTGGGAGACGACGAGTATGAAGAGGAGAGAAACTGGGAACAAGAGCAAGAGAGAATCAAGGCTTTCTATGAGTTTTATGATGACAGCGACGGAGAGAATGAAAAAGAAG GGAGGCAGATAAAAGTTCAGTTTTGTGCAGATCCATTGTCTCAAGTCATTCACTACGAAACTGACAG CAGTGACAGAGACTCAGTCAGCAGCTCAACAGAAGGGGAGGAGGACCCGAGCTCTGCAGAAACATCTGAG AAATGGAGGGAGCCTGACAACACCACGCAACTGACACTGGCTTGTGATCCCCCGAACACTCAGCTACCAGAGAACGTGCCTGATatcagcaacacacacatttgtaccAAGgaacacaaagtgctttactcACTAGCATTTACTGAACATTCACTTTGTTCATTTGTTACTGAATTGTTTGGTTACTTTTATCTCTCTGTCCTGTCCTTTGTTCCCACAGTGTTTCAACATGCTGAAGCTGACACTGAAGATGGGTCTAGTGATACTGATGGGACTGCTGATGTTCTGGTTTGCCACAGACCAAGCGGGCTGGCTCAGCCATGTGTCGTTCTTTTAGGTCAAAACCTAATTTTGGTCCTTAAAACTTGTTCACATGCTTACGGGtga
- the LOC114558831 gene encoding lamina-associated polypeptide 2, isoforms beta/gamma, which produces MSSLRSKSAQDISDLLDEYGIKHGPVVDSTRSLYEKKLKEAMAKGKKGKPSPDKTYYREEEEEVTYEYRTPVRSDGAGDSGSYMRSRPEWSEREFEHETSYSSYLRSKPEYRGKDFVDEPAMYDTPSTYRNSYLNSTPMKSQDAPKAPKSSRLIPLWVQFAFFLAVAVFLYLVFSSMETNESLKGIE; this is translated from the exons ATGTCTTCGCTACGAAGTAAATCCGCGCAGGACATTAGCGACTTGCTGGATGAATACGGGATAAAGCACGGGCCTGTGGTCG ACTCCACCAGAAGTCTGTATGAGAAGAAGCTAAAAGAGGCCATGGCCAAAGGGAAGAAAGGGAAACCATCACCTGACAAAACCTACTACAGAGAAGAGG AGGAGGAAGTCACCTATGAATACAGGACACCT GTCAGGAGTGACGGTGCAGGAGACAG TGGGTCTTACATGAGGTCAAGACCAGAGTGGAGTGAGAGAGAATTTGAACACGA GACATCCTACTCCAGCTACTTAAGGTCAAAGCCTGAATACAGAGGAAAGGATTTCGTTGATGA GCCCGCCATGTACGACACGCCATCCACTTACAGAAACTCCTATTTAAACTCGACGCCCATGAAATCTCAAGATGCTCCAAAGGCACCAAAGTCGTCTCGCCTCATCCCACTGTGGGTTCAGTTTGCGTTCTTCCTGGCTGTGGCAGTCTTCCTCTACTTAGTTTTTTCCAGTATGGAGACAAATGAATCCCTCAAAGGAATAGAATGA
- the si:dkey-183p4.10 gene encoding uncharacterized protein si:dkey-183p4.10 isoform X3, which produces MMEQSFADLLSDAFSETPVLSFPDGDLDFENLNFDEKCEEDKTDISHENLLTKEDEALQQEATGPTAVLSGMKTNDINMAENVDEKQCDDKSDEENFEGAGLMSMAKTPVEDYTSSESEQEGSVSGEDEEDEEEDMGTGEKPGDLLRLGHCSDEFCKGNKEDRVFAEGPPLAPQGAENPQVRNEEQGEGESDEEESYFERVPKCGSEMTIIGDGIEEDKQEREEENKEEDECEGMKIEHEENVLALCFEQKLESPCRDGPGKASLEFPEISVQNLQDHIAEVDSEDYGERMKDFSGDEHQDAGESFADYPSDLSSFEYVEDGAKNQESNHQLNAFGLAFESGSIAKQNTCLERAVTHATGMGKAEDTDEEGDGYLYSRDLEGDADEFRSLDVAAGEKEIVENVSSDAAATGVDDGGETGESDSYISSDDEDQEKRSNEEIIDSIQDLESNKQRVETRGGSSAAFPDEDDDNRVNPADFNINWNLDVLTTDTLWSEDLLTTEDTDKAETSPSDVTQRPPEDVNSYTTTTSPSNQGSLDDSFFFNNEPEASRLYELGQLGDDEYEEERNWEQEQERIKAFYEFYDDSDGENEKEGRQIKVQFCADPLSQVIHYETDSDRDSVSSSTEGEEDPSSAETSEKWREPDNTTQLTLACDPPNTQLPENVPDISNTHICTKEHKVLYSLAFTEHSLCSFVTELFGYFYLSVLSFVPTVFQHAEADTEDGSSDTDGTADVLVCHRPSGLAQPCVVLLGQNLILVLKTCSHAYG; this is translated from the exons ATG ATGGAACAAAGTTTTGCAGATCTACTCAGTGATGCTTTTTCAG AAACACCTGTTCTATCATTCCCTGATGGAGATTTGGACTTTGAGAATTTAAATTTTGATGAAAAATGTGAGGAAGACAAAACAGACATCTCTCACGAAAACTTACTTACAAAGGAAGACGAAGCTCTGCAACAGGAAGCAACTGGTCCAACTGCAGTTTTGTCTGGCATGAAAACTAACGATATAAACATGGCTGAAAATGTTGATGAAAAGCAATGTGATGATAAAAGCGACGAGGAGAATTTTGAAGGTGCAGGGTTGATGAGCATGGCCAAAACACCAGTGGAGGATTACACAAGCTCAGAGTCTGAACAGGAAGGCTCTGTCTCTGGagaagatgaagaggatgaggaagaggatATGGGAACAGGAGAAAAACCAGGGGATTTGCTGAGGTTGGGTCACTGCAGTGACGAGTTTTGCAAGGGTAATAAAGAGGACAGGGTCTTTGCTGAGGGACCACCTCTGGCCCCGCAGGGTGCTGAAAACCCTCAAGTTAGAAATGAGGAGCAAGGTGAGGGTGAGAGTGATGAGGAGGAGTCCTATTTTGAGAGAGTCCCTAAATGTGGCAGTGAGATGACGATAATAGGTGACGGGATTGAAGAGGATAAGCAagagagggaagaagaaaaTAAGGAAGAGGACGAGTGTGAGGGCATGAAAATCGAACACGAAGAAAATGTTCTCGCTCTGTGCTTTGAGCAGAAGCTTGAAAGTCCTTGCAGAGATGGCCCGGGGAAAGCCAGTTTGGAGTTTCCAGAAATATCAGTGCAAAATCTGCAGGATCATATTGCTGAAGTTGATAGTGAGGATTATGGAGAGAGAATGAAGGATTTCTCAGGGGACGAGCACCAAGACGCAGGTGAGAGCTTTGCAGATTATCCCTCAGACTTgtcttcttttgaatatgtagAAGATGGAGCAAAAAATCAAGAGAGCAATCACCAGTTGAATGCCTTTGGCCTTGCATTCGAAAGCGGTTCAATTGCAAAGCAGAACACCTGCCTGGAAAGAGCTGTGACACATGCAACAGGGATGGGAAAAGCTGAGGACACTGATGAGGAGGGAGACGGGTATCTGTACAGCAGAGATTTAGAGGGGGATGCTGATGAGTTCAGGAGCTTGGATGTGGCAGCTGGAGAAAAAGAGATTGTGGAGAACGTATCGAGCGATGCAGCTGCAACAGGGGTTGATGATGGaggtgagacaggtgagagTGATTCCTACATCTCCAGTGATGATGAGGACCAAGAAAAGAGGAGCAATGAGGAAATCATTGATAGTATACAAGATCTTGAAAGCAACAAGCAACGGGTGGAAACTCGCGGCGGGAGCAGTGCAGCGTTTCCTGACGAGGATGACGACAACAGAGTGAATCCAGCCGATTTCAACATAAATTGGAATCTAGACGTGTTGACAACTGATACCCTTTGGTCTGAAGACCTGTTAACCACAGAGGACACAGACAAAGCGGAAACATCGCCTTCAGATGTGACTCAGCGTCCTCCAGAAGACGTCAACAgctacacaacaacaacaagcccCTCTAACCAGGGATCCCTGGATGATAGTTTCTTCTTCAACAATGAACCCGAAGCCTCTAGGCTCTACGAACTGGGACAGTTGGGAGACGACGAGTATGAAGAGGAGAGAAACTGGGAACAAGAGCAAGAGAGAATCAAGGCTTTCTATGAGTTTTATGATGACAGCGACGGAGAGAATGAAAAAGAAG GGAGGCAGATAAAAGTTCAGTTTTGTGCAGATCCATTGTCTCAAGTCATTCACTACGAAACTGACAG TGACAGAGACTCAGTCAGCAGCTCAACAGAAGGGGAGGAGGACCCGAGCTCTGCAGAAACATCTGAG AAATGGAGGGAGCCTGACAACACCACGCAACTGACACTGGCTTGTGATCCCCCGAACACTCAGCTACCAGAGAACGTGCCTGATatcagcaacacacacatttgtaccAAGgaacacaaagtgctttactcACTAGCATTTACTGAACATTCACTTTGTTCATTTGTTACTGAATTGTTTGGTTACTTTTATCTCTCTGTCCTGTCCTTTGTTCCCACAGTGTTTCAACATGCTGAAGCTGACACTGAAGATGGGTCTAGTGATACTGATGGGACTGCTGATGTTCTGGTTTGCCACAGACCAAGCGGGCTGGCTCAGCCATGTGTCGTTCTTTTAGGTCAAAACCTAATTTTGGTCCTTAAAACTTGTTCACATGCTTACGGGtga
- the si:dkey-183p4.10 gene encoding uncharacterized protein si:dkey-183p4.10 isoform X2: MEQSFADLLSDAFSETPVLSFPDGDLDFENLNFDEKCEEDKTDISHENLLTKEDEALQQEATGPTAVLSGMKTNDINMAENVDEKQCDDKSDEENFEGAGLMSMAKTPVEDYTSSESEQEGSVSGEDEEDEEEDMGTGEKPGDLLRLGHCSDEFCKGNKEDRVFAEGPPLAPQGAENPQVRNEEQGEGESDEEESYFERVPKCGSEMTIIGDGIEEDKQEREEENKEEDECEGMKIEHEENVLALCFEQKLESPCRDGPGKASLEFPEISVQNLQDHIAEVDSEDYGERMKDFSGDEHQDAGESFADYPSDLSSFEYVEDGAKNQESNHQLNAFGLAFESGSIAKQNTCLERAVTHATGMGKAEDTDEEGDGYLYSRDLEGDADEFRSLDVAAGEKEIVENVSSDAAATGVDDGGETGESDSYISSDDEDQEKRSNEEIIDSIQDLESNKQRVETRGGSSAAFPDEDDDNRVNPADFNINWNLDVLTTDTLWSEDLLTTEDTDKAETSPSDVTQRPPEDVNSYTTTTSPSNQGSLDDSFFFNNEPEASRLYELGQLGDDEYEEERNWEQEQERIKAFYEFYDDSDGENEKEGRQIKVQFCADPLSQVIHYETDSSDRDSVSSSTEGEEDPSSAETSEKWREPDNTTQLTLACDPPNTQLPENVPDISNTHICTKEHKVLYSLAFTEHSLCSFVTELFGYFYLSVLSFVPTVFQHAEADTEDGSSDTDGTADVLVCHRPSGLAQPCVVLLGQNLILVLKTCSHAYG, encoded by the exons ATGGAACAAAGTTTTGCAGATCTACTCAGTGATGCTTTTTCAG AAACACCTGTTCTATCATTCCCTGATGGAGATTTGGACTTTGAGAATTTAAATTTTGATGAAAAATGTGAGGAAGACAAAACAGACATCTCTCACGAAAACTTACTTACAAAGGAAGACGAAGCTCTGCAACAGGAAGCAACTGGTCCAACTGCAGTTTTGTCTGGCATGAAAACTAACGATATAAACATGGCTGAAAATGTTGATGAAAAGCAATGTGATGATAAAAGCGACGAGGAGAATTTTGAAGGTGCAGGGTTGATGAGCATGGCCAAAACACCAGTGGAGGATTACACAAGCTCAGAGTCTGAACAGGAAGGCTCTGTCTCTGGagaagatgaagaggatgaggaagaggatATGGGAACAGGAGAAAAACCAGGGGATTTGCTGAGGTTGGGTCACTGCAGTGACGAGTTTTGCAAGGGTAATAAAGAGGACAGGGTCTTTGCTGAGGGACCACCTCTGGCCCCGCAGGGTGCTGAAAACCCTCAAGTTAGAAATGAGGAGCAAGGTGAGGGTGAGAGTGATGAGGAGGAGTCCTATTTTGAGAGAGTCCCTAAATGTGGCAGTGAGATGACGATAATAGGTGACGGGATTGAAGAGGATAAGCAagagagggaagaagaaaaTAAGGAAGAGGACGAGTGTGAGGGCATGAAAATCGAACACGAAGAAAATGTTCTCGCTCTGTGCTTTGAGCAGAAGCTTGAAAGTCCTTGCAGAGATGGCCCGGGGAAAGCCAGTTTGGAGTTTCCAGAAATATCAGTGCAAAATCTGCAGGATCATATTGCTGAAGTTGATAGTGAGGATTATGGAGAGAGAATGAAGGATTTCTCAGGGGACGAGCACCAAGACGCAGGTGAGAGCTTTGCAGATTATCCCTCAGACTTgtcttcttttgaatatgtagAAGATGGAGCAAAAAATCAAGAGAGCAATCACCAGTTGAATGCCTTTGGCCTTGCATTCGAAAGCGGTTCAATTGCAAAGCAGAACACCTGCCTGGAAAGAGCTGTGACACATGCAACAGGGATGGGAAAAGCTGAGGACACTGATGAGGAGGGAGACGGGTATCTGTACAGCAGAGATTTAGAGGGGGATGCTGATGAGTTCAGGAGCTTGGATGTGGCAGCTGGAGAAAAAGAGATTGTGGAGAACGTATCGAGCGATGCAGCTGCAACAGGGGTTGATGATGGaggtgagacaggtgagagTGATTCCTACATCTCCAGTGATGATGAGGACCAAGAAAAGAGGAGCAATGAGGAAATCATTGATAGTATACAAGATCTTGAAAGCAACAAGCAACGGGTGGAAACTCGCGGCGGGAGCAGTGCAGCGTTTCCTGACGAGGATGACGACAACAGAGTGAATCCAGCCGATTTCAACATAAATTGGAATCTAGACGTGTTGACAACTGATACCCTTTGGTCTGAAGACCTGTTAACCACAGAGGACACAGACAAAGCGGAAACATCGCCTTCAGATGTGACTCAGCGTCCTCCAGAAGACGTCAACAgctacacaacaacaacaagcccCTCTAACCAGGGATCCCTGGATGATAGTTTCTTCTTCAACAATGAACCCGAAGCCTCTAGGCTCTACGAACTGGGACAGTTGGGAGACGACGAGTATGAAGAGGAGAGAAACTGGGAACAAGAGCAAGAGAGAATCAAGGCTTTCTATGAGTTTTATGATGACAGCGACGGAGAGAATGAAAAAGAAG GGAGGCAGATAAAAGTTCAGTTTTGTGCAGATCCATTGTCTCAAGTCATTCACTACGAAACTGACAG CAGTGACAGAGACTCAGTCAGCAGCTCAACAGAAGGGGAGGAGGACCCGAGCTCTGCAGAAACATCTGAG AAATGGAGGGAGCCTGACAACACCACGCAACTGACACTGGCTTGTGATCCCCCGAACACTCAGCTACCAGAGAACGTGCCTGATatcagcaacacacacatttgtaccAAGgaacacaaagtgctttactcACTAGCATTTACTGAACATTCACTTTGTTCATTTGTTACTGAATTGTTTGGTTACTTTTATCTCTCTGTCCTGTCCTTTGTTCCCACAGTGTTTCAACATGCTGAAGCTGACACTGAAGATGGGTCTAGTGATACTGATGGGACTGCTGATGTTCTGGTTTGCCACAGACCAAGCGGGCTGGCTCAGCCATGTGTCGTTCTTTTAGGTCAAAACCTAATTTTGGTCCTTAAAACTTGTTCACATGCTTACGGGtga